A portion of the Colias croceus chromosome 25, ilColCroc2.1 genome contains these proteins:
- the LOC123703073 gene encoding glucosidase 2 subunit alpha-like produces MGDTYSDNLNSKTLGNIDFMEKQEHYYFIKFRAGEMSRLSILNDHVFRYYMSPSGEFLEYPKPMNPGDNAKIIHKEESSYGVEAFKQSTLHDTVTKYIVETKEMNIIFDKITGTMKIHDLRTNRDVLIEYCPLSYVNNISKQTTYQRADEYFFGGGMQNGRFTHKGNVIDIANTNNWVDGGVTSPCPFYWSTYGYGILRNTWQPGKYDFQDNSNEVITTSHKGEDYDAYYFINSNPRNILRDYYELTGNPLLMPEYAYYEAHLNTFNRDYWVPVDCNVRGAILFEDGKYYKKFKPNDMDGKVGILESLNGEKNNYQFSARAMIDRYKRHDMPLGWFIPNDGYGSGYGQTDSLEGDIENLKEFSKYSLENGVKVALWTESNLEPADPLHPKKGERDLGKEVSVAEVVALKCDVAWIGDGYSFALSAVEHAHDIFVNNAKETARPMIIMVDGWAGTQRLSGIWSGDQRGGEWEYIRFHIPTYIGSGLSGMPIIGSDMDGIYAGGVKEINIRDYQWKAFTPLQLNMDGWGNKPKTPFIFDEEATCINRAYLKLKSMLLPYNYTLGYEAINGLPMVRAMFLEFPDERTSYTNESMYQFMWGPNILVAPIFNDNCKDTCSIRNGIFLPNKDQVWIDFFTGQRFQGGKIYNNIITPLWKIPVFIKDGSIIPMTKPNNNPQEIQRDLRIITIYPNGESKFTIYEDDGVSSKYLDGENAFTNVSVSGPKLNTNGSLSITINKTNGSYTNMTKERTTILQIMACNNIGHIKTAINGEGINLAKVETDEEFEKNNNCYYLKKDFVINPYMNDFSKDVLQECLLIKIKKLDVTHNEINIKISNYTNEATVFGQKENINRDLKIPQDFRVDEEGTSLCCIEMKWTSVNYAEYYEIEKDGVIFTYIIGDKFAFDNLAINSKHTFRIRAVNKNVVSEWSPIVEGITIDSLFKDIITGVEEMSCQSNQDSENNTLDDENINMIRSIFSGKTLSRNFDLGQVYDVDRVEFIESKDGTCSLSEIKYRCSKDNIEWTPASDICKLDQDNSPKIISLAGLKFRYIEIIAPNAESFSSGVIFYKK; encoded by the coding sequence atggGCGATACATATTCAGATAACCTTAACAGTAAAACTTTGGGAAACATTGATTTTATGGAGAAACAAGAACATTATTACTTCATTAAATTCAGAGCTGGAGAAATGTCTAGACTCTCCATTCTTAACGATCACGTTTTCCGATATTACATGTCACCTTCAGGAGAATTTTTGGAGTATCCAAAACCAATGAATCCCGGGGATAACGCAAAAATTATACACAAAGAAGAAAGCAGCTATGGTGTTGAAGCTTTCAAACAATCGACGTTGCATGATACTGTAACCAAATATATCGTAGAAACAAAggaaatgaatataatttttgataaGATAACGGGAACAATGAAAATACATGATCTGAGAACTAATAGAGACGTATTGATTGAATACTGTCCCTTATCGTATGTAAATAACATAAGCAAACAAACGACATATCAACGGGCTGATGAGTATTTTTTTGGCGGTGGAATGCAAAATGGAAGATTCACCCACAAAGGAAATGTAATCGATATTGCCAACACTAATAATTGGGTTGATGGTGGTGTAACCTCCCCTTGTCCTTTCTATTGGTCGACGTATGGTTACGGTATACTTAGAAATACTTGGCAGCCAGGCAAATATGACTTTCAGGATAATTCAAATGAGGTAATAACAACTTCACATAAAGGTGAAGATTACGatgcatattattttataaattctaatcctcgtaatattttaagagattattatgaattaactGGCAATCCTCTACTCATGCCCGAATACGCTTATTATGAAGCACATTTAAATACGTTTAACCGTGATTACTGGGTACCGGTGGACTGCAATGTTCGTGGtgctattttatttgaagatggaaagtattataaaaaatttaaaccaaACGATATGGATGGcaaagtaggtattttagAATCATTGAATGGCGAAAAGAATAATTATCAATTCTCTGCTCGTGCAATGATAGATAGGTATAAAAGACATGACATGCCTTTAGGATGGTTCATTCCTAACGATGGTTATGGTTCGGGATACGGACAAACTGATTCTTTGGAGGGcgatattgaaaatttaaaggaattttctaaatattctCTTGAAAACGGTGTCAAAGTTGCATTGTGGACGGAGTCTAATTTAGAACCTGCTGATCCATTACATCCCAAGAAAGGAGAAAGAGATTTGGGTAAAGAAGTCAGCGTAGCTGAAGTAGTTGCTCTTAAATGTGACGTGGCGTGGATTGGAGATGGATATTCATTTGCTTTATCCGCTGTTGAACACGCTCAtgatatatttgtaaataatgcaAAAGAAACTGCAAGACCAATGATCATTATGGTAGACGGCTGGGCTGGAACTCAAAGACTTTCTGGTATATGGAGTGGAGATCAGCGTGGAGGGGAGTGGGAGTATATAAGAtttcatatacctacttatataggATCGGGTTTATCCGGAATGccaataattggttcagatatgGATGGTATTTATGCAGGAGGTGTCAAGGAAATAAACATACGTGATTACCAATGGAAAGCCTTCAcaccattacaattaaatatggATGGCTGGGGTAATAAACCAAAAACACCATTTATTTTCGATGAAGAAGCGACATGTATAAATAGAGCATACTTAAAATTGAAGTCAATGCTTTTGCCTTATAATTACACTTTGGGATATGAGGCGATCAATGGATTACCGATGGTCAGAGCTATGTTTCTAGAATTTCCGGATGAAAGGACGTCATATACAAACGAATCAATGTATCAATTTATGTGGGGGCCAAACATATTAGTAGCTCCAATTTTTAATGACAATTGTAAAGATACGTGTTCTATCCGTAACGGTATATTCCTTCCAAACAAAGACCAAGTATGGATAGACTTTTTTACTGGACAAAGGTTTCAAGGCggcaaaatttacaataacattattacGCCCCTTTGGAAAATCCCTGTTTTCATTAAAGATGGATCAATAATACCAATGACCAAGCCGAATAATAATCCCCAAGAAATCCAAAGAGACCTTAgaataattactatttatcCAAATGGTGAAAgcaaatttactatttacgaAGATGATGGAGTATCTTCAAAATACTTAGATGGCGAAAATGCTTTCACAAACGTTAGTGTTTCTGGACCTAAACTAAATACAAATGGCAGCTTATCAATTACGATAAACAAAACGAATGGTTCATACACAAACATGACGAAAGAAAGAACtacaatattacaaataatggCTTGCAATAATATTGGTCATATAAAAACTGCTATAAATGGAGAAGGTATTAACTTAGCTAAAGTGGAAACTGATGAAGAAtttgagaaaaataataattgttattatttaaaaaaagattttgttATAAATCCTTATATGAATGATTTCAGTAAAGATGTTCTTCAAGAatgtttattgattaaaataaaaaaactggACGTGACTcacaatgaaataaatataaaaataagcaatTACACAAACGAAGCTACAGTATTTGGACAGAAAGAAAATATCAATAGAGATTTAAAAATACCGCAAGATTTTCGAGTTGATGAAGAAGGAACATCATTATGTTGCATTGAAATGAAATGGACTTCGGTAAATTACGCTGAGtattatgaaattgaaaaagacggagttatttttacttatattattgggGATAAATTTGCATTCGATAATCTTGCTATTAACAGTAAGCATACATTTAGAATACGAGCTGTTAATAAAAACGTGGTGTCAGAATGGAGTCCAATTGTTGAAGGGATAACAATTGATTCTctatttaaagatattataacAGGAGTAGAAGAAATGTCTTGCCAGTCTAATCAGGACTCGGAAAACAATACACTTgatgatgaaaatataaatatgattcGTAGCATATTTAGCGGAAAAACTTTGTCACGGAATTTTGATTTAGGTCAGGTGTACGATGTCGACCGTGTAGAATTTATAGAAAGTAAAGATGGCACTTGTTCTCtttcagaaataaaatacaggTGCTCAAAAGATAACATCGAATGGACACCAGCATCTGATATTTGTAAATTGGACCAGGACAACTCACCCAAAATTATATCGTTGGCCGGTT